The following coding sequences lie in one Paracidovorax avenae genomic window:
- a CDS encoding aminotransferase class V-fold PLP-dependent enzyme, with amino-acid sequence MAGHDAISARYPQGLLFPEAVMREVRGRFLQVDHDHAGRPRLYFDNAGGSFRLKAAVERFAQIDAVPDNTERIHPVARELQGIQATGTDDLRMMLNAEGGSVHAALTASGAMFEMVRAIALNVPGTNMVTTVLEHPSSYDAMERYARETGRELRVAPSNPATGGVDVDAIVRLVDEGTTLLNVIYASNISGAKLDLERIVAAARAVKPDLYIVVDAVQHAPHGLIDLQKTPVDGINLAPYKFFGCRGSGLAWLSDRAAALPHHKLSAKPEGFWDLGSSSPWQFAVVTEIADYVCWLGCQALKELPELAAALDAGADAGERPRRALFAAGIERIMLHERALLARLLDGDGGARHGLRGMPGVQVFLDHPDLTLRDLIIAIGIDGVDCTQAVHEYGLRGVTVYERSVASLYSRRMLESFGLKGAVRVSPLHCNTAQEVDAFLRVTEDIVRVHASSAAREAAVL; translated from the coding sequence ATGGCCGGCCACGACGCGATTTCGGCCCGCTACCCGCAGGGCCTGCTGTTCCCGGAGGCGGTGATGCGCGAGGTGCGCGGCCGCTTCCTGCAGGTGGACCACGACCATGCAGGGCGCCCGCGGCTGTATTTCGACAACGCGGGCGGCTCCTTCCGCCTGAAGGCGGCGGTGGAGCGCTTCGCGCAGATCGACGCCGTGCCCGACAACACCGAGCGCATCCACCCCGTGGCGCGCGAACTGCAGGGCATCCAGGCCACGGGCACCGACGACCTGCGCATGATGCTCAATGCCGAGGGCGGCAGCGTGCATGCCGCGCTCACCGCATCGGGCGCCATGTTCGAGATGGTGCGCGCCATCGCGCTGAACGTGCCGGGCACCAACATGGTCACCACGGTGCTGGAGCACCCCTCGTCCTACGACGCCATGGAGCGCTATGCGCGCGAGACCGGCCGCGAACTGCGCGTGGCGCCCAGCAACCCGGCCACGGGCGGGGTGGACGTGGACGCCATCGTGCGGCTGGTGGACGAGGGCACGACGCTGCTCAACGTGATCTATGCCTCCAACATCTCTGGCGCCAAGCTGGACCTGGAACGCATCGTGGCCGCGGCGCGTGCCGTGAAGCCCGACCTCTACATCGTGGTGGATGCCGTGCAGCACGCGCCGCATGGCCTGATCGACCTGCAGAAGACGCCGGTGGACGGCATCAACCTCGCGCCCTACAAGTTCTTCGGCTGCCGGGGCTCCGGCCTGGCCTGGCTGTCGGATCGCGCTGCCGCGCTGCCGCACCACAAGCTCTCGGCCAAGCCGGAGGGTTTCTGGGACCTGGGCAGCTCCTCGCCCTGGCAGTTCGCCGTGGTGACCGAGATCGCCGACTACGTCTGCTGGCTGGGCTGCCAGGCCCTGAAGGAACTGCCGGAACTGGCCGCCGCGCTGGACGCGGGCGCCGATGCCGGCGAGCGGCCGCGCCGGGCCCTGTTCGCGGCCGGCATCGAACGCATCATGCTGCACGAGCGCGCCCTGCTGGCGCGCCTGCTGGACGGCGACGGCGGTGCCCGCCACGGCCTGCGCGGCATGCCCGGCGTGCAGGTGTTCCTGGACCACCCGGACCTCACCCTGCGCGACCTCATCATCGCCATCGGCATCGACGGCGTGGACTGCACCCAGGCCGTGCACGAATACGGACTGCGCGGCGTGACGGTCTATGAGCGCAGCGTGGCGAGCCTGTATTCGCGGCGCATGCTCGAATCCTTCGGGCTGAAGGGCGCGGTGCGCGTGTCGCCGCTGCACTGCAATACGGCGCAGGAGGTGGATGCGTTCCTGCGGGTGACGGAGGACATCGTGCGGGTGCATGCCTCGTCCGCTGCCCGCGAGGCCGCGGTCCTGTAG
- a CDS encoding amino acid ABC transporter permease translates to MAYAFDFGAVFDYSGQLAQGAAFTLGLTTAGAVLGGVIGVAGGVCRAWRIAPLNWLFKLYVEAIRNTPFLVQLMFVFFGLPSLGLQLNEWQACLLTTVVNLGAYLTEIVRAGIQETPRGQLEAASALGMGRWACFRHVVLRPALQKVWPALSSQIVIVMLGTSVVSQIAAQDLTFAANFIQSRNFRAFETYIVVTALYFALALLLRQALAWIGQHVIVARRAPATSTPRPAAAPAGDAA, encoded by the coding sequence ATGGCATATGCATTCGACTTCGGCGCCGTCTTCGACTACAGCGGCCAGCTGGCGCAGGGCGCCGCCTTCACGCTGGGGCTGACGACGGCCGGTGCCGTGCTGGGCGGCGTGATCGGCGTGGCCGGCGGCGTCTGCCGCGCCTGGCGCATCGCGCCGCTGAACTGGCTGTTCAAGCTGTATGTGGAGGCGATCCGCAACACGCCCTTCCTGGTGCAGCTGATGTTCGTGTTCTTCGGCCTGCCGTCGCTGGGCCTGCAGCTCAATGAATGGCAGGCCTGCCTGCTGACCACCGTGGTCAACCTGGGCGCCTACCTCACGGAGATCGTGCGGGCCGGCATCCAGGAAACGCCGCGCGGCCAGCTGGAGGCCGCGAGCGCGCTGGGCATGGGCCGCTGGGCCTGCTTCCGGCACGTGGTGCTGCGGCCCGCGCTGCAGAAAGTGTGGCCCGCGCTCAGCAGCCAGATCGTCATCGTGATGCTGGGCACCTCGGTGGTGTCGCAGATCGCGGCGCAGGACCTGACCTTCGCCGCCAATTTCATCCAGTCGCGCAATTTCCGCGCGTTCGAGACCTATATCGTGGTGACGGCGCTTTACTTCGCGCTGGCCCTGCTGCTGCGCCAGGCGCTGGCCTGGATCGGGCAGCACGTCATCGTGGCGCGCCGCGCGCCGGCCACGTCCACGCCCCGCCCCGCCGCCGCGCCGGCCGGAGACGCCGCATGA
- a CDS encoding amino acid ABC transporter ATP-binding protein gives MPLVDVCAVHKYYGDNHVLKGVDLRVESGQVVAIIGRSGSGKSTLLRSINGLESINDGQIVVDDAVLKGAQATAAQLRALRLNVGMVFQQFNLFPHLTAGENVALSPVVVKGTKKAEARQLAREMLAKVGLAEKYDAYPDQLSGGQQQRVAIARALAMQPKVLLCDEITSALDPELVNEVLAVVKQLATEGMTLIMVTHEMRFARDVGDQLVFMHQGRVHECGPARELFAQPRTPELAGFIGAVQ, from the coding sequence ATGCCGCTCGTTGACGTCTGCGCCGTGCACAAGTACTACGGCGACAACCATGTGCTCAAGGGCGTGGACCTGCGCGTCGAAAGCGGCCAGGTCGTGGCCATCATCGGCCGCAGCGGCTCGGGCAAGAGCACGCTGCTGCGCTCCATCAACGGGCTGGAATCGATCAACGACGGCCAGATCGTCGTCGATGACGCCGTGCTCAAGGGGGCGCAGGCCACGGCCGCGCAGCTGCGCGCACTGCGCCTGAACGTGGGCATGGTGTTCCAGCAGTTCAACCTGTTCCCGCACCTCACGGCGGGGGAGAACGTGGCGCTCTCGCCCGTGGTGGTCAAGGGCACGAAGAAGGCCGAGGCCCGGCAGCTGGCCCGCGAGATGCTCGCCAAGGTGGGCCTGGCCGAGAAGTACGACGCCTACCCCGACCAGCTCAGCGGCGGCCAGCAGCAGCGCGTGGCCATCGCCCGCGCCCTGGCCATGCAGCCCAAGGTGCTGCTGTGCGACGAGATCACCTCCGCGCTGGACCCGGAGCTGGTCAACGAGGTGCTGGCCGTGGTCAAGCAGTTGGCCACCGAGGGCATGACGCTCATCATGGTCACCCATGAAATGCGCTTCGCCCGCGACGTGGGCGACCAGCTGGTGTTCATGCACCAGGGCCGCGTGCACGAATGCGGGCCTGCCAGGGAATTGTTCGCCCAGCCGCGCACGCCGGAACTGGCCGGCTTCATCGGCGCGGTGCAATGA
- a CDS encoding amino acid ABC transporter substrate-binding protein, which translates to MTSRRLFSSSSLAAVLGACLLAHGAAASAQEIDTLARIKQTGVIHIGSRDSSIPFSYSPKGSGDPVGFSNDICLKIVDAVKAKLGLPALRVQYTLLNSLNRIPLMQNGTVDLDCATTTNSVVRQQMVSFAPSHFVAGITVAVKKNSGINSLSDLAGKTVATVAGSTSVQLLRTYKRAEALDVRELSGKDTADAFLLLANGRADAYVLDDVQLAGLIASSPNPGEYRMLRDVVLRQEPYGIMFRKNDPQFEALVDETVTQLMKSGEMERLYARWFTQPIPPNNVNLNFPMTDAVREAYRNPSKKGV; encoded by the coding sequence ATGACTTCCCGCCGCCTTTTCTCGTCCTCGTCCCTGGCCGCCGTGCTGGGCGCCTGCCTGCTGGCCCACGGCGCCGCCGCCAGCGCCCAGGAGATCGACACGCTGGCACGCATCAAGCAGACCGGGGTGATCCACATCGGCAGCCGCGACAGCTCGATCCCGTTCTCGTACAGCCCCAAGGGCAGCGGCGACCCGGTGGGCTTTTCCAACGACATCTGCCTGAAGATCGTCGATGCGGTGAAGGCCAAGCTGGGCCTGCCGGCGCTGCGCGTGCAGTACACGCTGCTCAATTCGCTCAACCGCATCCCGCTGATGCAGAACGGCACGGTGGACCTGGACTGCGCCACCACGACCAATTCCGTGGTGCGCCAGCAGATGGTCTCCTTCGCGCCCAGCCATTTCGTGGCGGGCATCACCGTGGCGGTGAAGAAGAACTCGGGCATCAACTCCCTCTCGGATCTCGCGGGCAAGACGGTGGCCACCGTGGCCGGCAGCACCTCGGTGCAACTGCTGCGCACCTACAAGCGGGCCGAGGCGCTGGACGTGCGCGAACTGAGCGGAAAGGACACGGCCGACGCCTTCCTGCTGCTGGCCAACGGCCGGGCCGACGCCTATGTGCTGGACGACGTGCAACTGGCAGGCCTGATCGCCTCCTCGCCCAATCCGGGCGAATACCGCATGCTGCGCGACGTGGTGCTGCGCCAGGAACCCTACGGCATCATGTTCCGCAAGAACGATCCGCAGTTCGAGGCGCTGGTGGACGAGACCGTCACCCAGCTCATGAAGAGCGGCGAGATGGAGCGCCTCTACGCCCGCTGGTTCACCCAGCCGATCCCGCCCAACAACGTGAACCTGAACTTCCCGATGACGGACGCCGTGCGCGAGGCCTACCGCAACCCCAGCAAGAAGGGCGTGTGA
- a CDS encoding amino acid ABC transporter permease, with the protein MIADIPLLPILLKLAEGLWATLLLSLMAFALGGAAGLVVLFARVGRHSGLQRVSRTYIQVFQNTPLLMQMFLVFFGASMAGFDVSPWTAAAIGLTLYTSAYLAEVWRGCVQAIPRGQWEASSSLAMGYFQQMRHVVLPQAVRLAIAPTVGFSVQIVKGTAVASIIGFEDLTKLGSMLANATFQPFLIYGLVAAGYFLLCWPLSACASHLEKKLYAAR; encoded by the coding sequence ATGATCGCCGACATTCCCCTGCTGCCCATCCTGCTCAAGCTGGCCGAAGGCCTCTGGGCCACCCTGCTGCTGTCGCTCATGGCTTTCGCGCTGGGCGGCGCGGCCGGCCTGGTGGTGCTGTTCGCCCGCGTGGGCCGGCACTCCGGCCTGCAGCGCGTGAGCCGCACCTATATCCAGGTCTTCCAGAACACGCCGCTGCTCATGCAGATGTTCCTGGTGTTCTTCGGCGCGTCGATGGCAGGCTTCGACGTATCGCCCTGGACGGCCGCCGCCATCGGCCTCACGCTCTACACCAGCGCCTACCTGGCCGAAGTCTGGCGCGGCTGCGTGCAGGCCATCCCCCGCGGGCAGTGGGAGGCGTCGTCCAGCCTCGCCATGGGCTACTTCCAGCAGATGCGCCACGTGGTGCTGCCGCAGGCCGTGCGCCTGGCCATCGCGCCCACCGTGGGTTTCTCGGTGCAGATCGTCAAGGGCACGGCCGTGGCCTCGATCATCGGCTTCGAGGACCTCACCAAGCTCGGCTCGATGCTGGCCAACGCCACCTTCCAGCCCTTCCTCATCTACGGGCTCGTCGCCGCCGGCTACTTCCTGCTGTGCTGGCCGCTGTCCGCCTGTGCATCCCACCTGGAGAAGAAACTCTATGCCGCTCGTTGA
- a CDS encoding transporter substrate-binding domain-containing protein, with protein MTRTAITPPTARRGALRALLAATAFAAAALGGAASARADVLANIQKAGVVRVAIPQDFPPFGSLGTDLKLQGYDIDMANLVAKELGVKVELVPVTSTNRIPYLTTGKADLVISSLGKNAERAKVIDFTQAYAPFPKSVYGPKEAVIKGPADLAGKTIGVTRGSTEDLSLTKLAPASATIKRYEDNNATAQSYLTGQVQLVTLGNIVANAVNERTRLRQLDAKFAVEDTPCYVGVAKGEDALLQKVDAIITKAKSDGRLNDMSQRWMKMPLPATL; from the coding sequence ATGACCCGCACCGCCATCACCCCCCCGACCGCCCGCCGCGGCGCCCTCCGCGCCCTGCTGGCCGCCACCGCCTTCGCGGCCGCAGCCCTGGGCGGCGCGGCGTCCGCCCGTGCCGACGTGCTGGCCAACATCCAGAAGGCCGGCGTGGTCCGCGTGGCCATCCCGCAGGACTTCCCGCCCTTCGGCTCGCTGGGCACCGACCTGAAGCTGCAGGGCTATGACATCGACATGGCCAACCTGGTGGCCAAGGAACTGGGCGTGAAGGTCGAACTGGTGCCCGTCACCAGCACCAACCGCATCCCCTACCTGACCACCGGCAAGGCCGACCTGGTGATCTCCAGCCTCGGCAAGAACGCCGAGCGCGCCAAGGTGATCGACTTCACCCAGGCCTACGCGCCCTTCCCCAAGAGCGTCTATGGCCCCAAGGAGGCCGTCATCAAGGGCCCGGCCGACCTGGCGGGCAAGACCATCGGCGTGACGCGCGGCTCCACCGAAGACCTGTCGCTGACCAAGCTGGCCCCCGCGTCGGCCACCATCAAGCGCTATGAAGACAACAACGCCACGGCGCAGAGCTACCTGACCGGCCAGGTGCAGCTGGTGACGCTGGGCAACATCGTCGCCAACGCCGTGAACGAGCGCACCAGGCTGCGCCAGCTGGATGCCAAGTTCGCCGTGGAAGACACGCCCTGCTACGTGGGTGTCGCCAAGGGCGAGGACGCGCTGCTGCAGAAGGTGGACGCGATCATCACCAAGGCCAAGTCCGACGGCCGCCTGAACGACATGTCGCAGCGCTGGATGAAGATGCCGCTGCCCGCCACGCTGTAA
- the metH gene encoding methionine synthase, with product MKLSGLEPVSIGEGTLFVNIGERTNVTGSKAFARMILNGQYEEALAVARQQVENGAQVIDINMDEAMLDSKAAMVRFLQLIASEPDIARVPIMVDSSKWEVIEAGLRCIQGKGIVNSISMKEGVEKFKHEARLVKRYGAAAVVMAFDEQGQADTFARKIEICERAYRVLVDEVGFPPEDIIFDPNIFAVATGIEEHNNYAVDFIEAVRWIKQHLPGAKVSGGVSNVSFSFRGNDPVREAIHTVFLYHAIKAGMDMGIVNAGMVGVYDDLEPVLRERVEDVVLNRRPDAGERLVEIAETAKSGAKDESRKLEWRNAPVRERLAHALVHGITDFIVQDTEEAYREILAGGGRPLHVIEGPLMDGMNIVGDLFGAGKMFLPQVVKSARVMKSAVAHLIPYIEEEKRQDELAGRDVRSKGKIVIATVKGDVHDIGKNIVTVVLQCNNFEVVNMGVMVPCHEILARAKVEGADIVGLSGLITPSLEEMQYVAGEMQKDDHFRIKKIPLLIGGATTSRVHTAVKIAPHYEGPVVYVPDASRSVSVAQSLLGDGAQNYVDELNADYDKVRQQHANRKQTPMWPLAKARANRTPVDFSAYRPRQPRLLGRRVFKNFDLTELARYIDWGPFFQTWDLAGPYPAILTDEIVGEQAQRVFADGQAMLKKLVEGRWLSASGVLALYPANSVGDDIEFYTDESRTEVAMTWYGLRQQTEKQVIDGVTRPSRCLADFVAPKDSGIADYAGLFAVTAGLGVEKKEQAFIDALDDYSAIMLKSLADRLAEAFAECLHQRVRTDLWGYAAGEALSNEDMIAEKYQGIRPAPGYPACPDHSAKTDLFRVLQCEEIGMGLTESLAMTPAASVSGFYIGHPESTYFNVGKIGEDQLHDMAERRGMDEKVLERLLAPNL from the coding sequence ATGAAGCTCTCCGGCCTGGAGCCGGTCTCCATCGGCGAGGGCACGCTGTTCGTCAACATCGGCGAGCGCACCAACGTGACGGGCTCCAAGGCCTTCGCGCGCATGATCCTCAACGGCCAGTACGAAGAGGCCCTGGCCGTGGCGCGCCAGCAGGTGGAAAACGGCGCCCAGGTCATCGACATCAACATGGACGAGGCCATGCTCGACAGCAAGGCCGCCATGGTGCGCTTCCTGCAGCTCATCGCCTCCGAGCCCGACATCGCCCGCGTGCCCATCATGGTGGACTCCTCCAAGTGGGAGGTGATCGAGGCCGGGCTGCGCTGCATCCAGGGCAAGGGCATCGTCAACTCCATCAGCATGAAAGAGGGCGTGGAGAAGTTCAAGCACGAGGCGCGCCTCGTCAAGCGCTACGGCGCGGCCGCCGTGGTGATGGCCTTCGACGAGCAGGGCCAGGCCGACACCTTCGCGCGCAAGATCGAGATCTGCGAGCGCGCCTACCGCGTGCTGGTCGATGAGGTGGGCTTTCCGCCCGAAGACATCATCTTCGACCCCAACATCTTCGCGGTGGCCACGGGCATCGAGGAGCACAACAACTACGCCGTCGATTTCATCGAGGCCGTGCGCTGGATCAAGCAGCACCTGCCAGGCGCCAAGGTGTCGGGCGGCGTGTCGAACGTCTCCTTCAGCTTCCGCGGCAACGACCCGGTGCGCGAAGCCATCCACACCGTGTTCCTCTACCACGCCATCAAGGCCGGCATGGACATGGGCATCGTCAACGCCGGCATGGTGGGCGTCTATGACGACCTCGAACCCGTGCTGCGCGAGCGCGTGGAAGACGTGGTGCTCAACCGCCGCCCCGACGCGGGCGAGCGCCTGGTCGAGATCGCCGAGACCGCCAAGAGCGGCGCCAAGGACGAAAGCAGGAAGCTCGAATGGCGCAACGCCCCGGTGCGCGAGCGGCTGGCCCATGCGCTGGTGCACGGCATCACCGACTTCATCGTGCAAGACACGGAAGAGGCCTACCGGGAGATCCTGGCCGGCGGCGGCCGCCCGCTGCACGTGATCGAAGGCCCGCTCATGGACGGCATGAACATCGTGGGCGACCTGTTCGGCGCCGGCAAGATGTTCCTGCCCCAGGTGGTGAAGAGCGCGCGCGTGATGAAGTCCGCCGTGGCCCACCTCATTCCCTACATCGAGGAAGAAAAGCGCCAGGACGAACTGGCCGGCCGCGACGTGCGCAGCAAGGGCAAGATCGTCATCGCCACCGTGAAGGGCGACGTGCACGACATCGGCAAGAACATCGTCACCGTGGTGCTGCAGTGCAACAACTTCGAGGTGGTGAACATGGGCGTGATGGTCCCCTGCCACGAGATCCTGGCCCGCGCCAAGGTCGAGGGCGCGGACATCGTGGGCCTCTCGGGCCTCATCACCCCCAGCCTGGAAGAGATGCAGTACGTGGCCGGCGAGATGCAGAAGGACGACCACTTCCGCATCAAGAAGATCCCGCTGCTCATCGGCGGCGCCACCACCAGCCGCGTGCACACCGCCGTCAAGATCGCGCCGCACTACGAAGGCCCCGTCGTCTATGTGCCCGATGCCTCGCGCAGCGTGAGCGTGGCGCAGAGCCTGCTGGGCGACGGCGCGCAGAACTACGTCGATGAGCTGAACGCCGACTACGACAAGGTGCGCCAGCAGCACGCCAACAGGAAGCAGACGCCGATGTGGCCGCTGGCCAAGGCCCGCGCCAACCGCACGCCCGTCGATTTCAGCGCCTACCGCCCGCGCCAGCCGCGCCTGCTGGGCCGCCGCGTGTTCAAGAACTTCGACCTGACCGAGCTGGCCCGGTACATCGACTGGGGCCCCTTCTTCCAGACCTGGGACCTGGCCGGCCCGTACCCCGCCATCCTCACCGACGAGATCGTGGGCGAGCAGGCCCAGCGCGTCTTCGCCGACGGCCAGGCCATGCTCAAGAAGCTGGTCGAAGGCCGCTGGCTCAGCGCGAGCGGCGTGCTGGCGCTCTACCCCGCCAACAGCGTGGGCGACGACATCGAGTTCTACACCGACGAATCGCGCACCGAAGTCGCCATGACCTGGTATGGCCTGCGCCAGCAGACCGAAAAGCAGGTGATCGACGGCGTGACGCGCCCCAGCCGCTGCCTGGCCGACTTCGTCGCGCCCAAGGACAGCGGCATCGCCGACTACGCCGGCCTCTTCGCCGTGACGGCCGGCCTGGGCGTGGAGAAGAAGGAACAGGCCTTCATCGACGCGCTGGACGACTACTCCGCCATCATGCTGAAAAGCCTGGCCGACCGCCTGGCCGAAGCCTTCGCCGAATGCCTGCACCAGCGCGTGCGCACCGACCTCTGGGGCTACGCCGCGGGCGAAGCCCTGAGCAACGAAGACATGATCGCCGAGAAGTACCAGGGCATCCGCCCCGCGCCCGGCTACCCCGCCTGCCCGGACCACAGCGCCAAGACCGACCTCTTCCGCGTGCTGCAGTGCGAGGAGATCGGCATGGGCCTGACGGAAAGCCTGGCCATGACCCCCGCCGCCAGCGTGAGCGGCTTCTACATCGGCCACCCCGAGAGCACGTACTTCAACGTCGGCAAGATCGGCGAGGACCAGCTGCACGACATGGCCGAGCGGCGGGGGATGGACGAGAAGGTGCTGGAGCGGCTGCTGGCGCCGAATCTGTGA
- a CDS encoding ureidoglycolate lyase: protein MSGGVVLPVQPLTAEAFAPYGQVIALGGSGTRQIPINDGRCMRHHDLARPFAAAPGAVAFSLFDAAATALPAQLTLMERHRLGSQSFAPFGAALQLVAVVADAAIAPEALGPGHLRAFVTDGRQGLQLAPGVWHHPLLSLQAGPWLVADRIAAEVDCDVVPIHAWGVDCRL, encoded by the coding sequence ATGAGCGGGGGAGTGGTGCTGCCGGTGCAGCCCCTCACCGCCGAAGCCTTCGCGCCCTACGGCCAGGTGATCGCGCTGGGCGGCAGCGGCACCCGGCAGATCCCCATCAACGACGGCCGCTGCATGCGCCACCACGACCTGGCCCGGCCCTTCGCCGCCGCGCCCGGCGCCGTGGCCTTCAGCCTGTTCGACGCCGCCGCCACCGCGCTGCCCGCGCAGCTCACGCTGATGGAACGGCACCGGCTGGGCAGCCAGTCCTTCGCGCCCTTCGGCGCCGCGCTGCAGCTGGTGGCCGTGGTGGCCGATGCGGCCATCGCACCCGAAGCGCTGGGCCCTGGGCATCTGCGCGCCTTCGTCACCGACGGCCGGCAGGGGCTGCAGCTGGCCCCGGGCGTGTGGCACCACCCGCTGCTGTCGCTGCAGGCCGGCCCCTGGCTGGTGGCCGACCGCATCGCGGCGGAGGTGGATTGCGATGTGGTCCCCATCCACGCGTGGGGCGTGGACTGCAGGCTGTAG
- a CDS encoding FadR/GntR family transcriptional regulator yields MHSIPSSVAQTLQQQILSGHYASGSPLPAQRELAQRLGISRASLREALSVLETLGLVDILPGRGVMVRGPHASGERTHRAFATPEMGTLSPRQLIELRLVLEPGWTALAAGRADAGAHHQLQWLQQQQSEALRRNDLLSAAEADLHFHLLLAQLSGNPGLIAMARQLEPAIAHSLRLPFARTGADDEPAREHDAIVQALRAGDAAASAQAMHAHLLSAARRGGIDMGAPEPPAAGAPVSFRLVPPSPPFPEGVFQ; encoded by the coding sequence ATGCACAGCATTCCTTCCTCCGTCGCGCAAACGCTGCAGCAGCAGATCCTGAGCGGCCACTACGCCAGCGGCAGCCCGCTGCCCGCGCAGCGCGAACTGGCGCAGCGCCTGGGCATCAGCCGGGCCTCGCTGCGCGAGGCACTGTCGGTGCTGGAGACGCTGGGGCTGGTGGACATCCTGCCCGGCCGGGGCGTGATGGTGCGGGGTCCGCATGCCAGCGGCGAGCGCACGCACCGTGCCTTCGCCACCCCCGAAATGGGCACCCTTTCGCCGCGCCAGCTGATCGAGCTGCGGCTGGTGCTGGAGCCTGGATGGACGGCCCTGGCCGCCGGCCGCGCCGATGCGGGCGCGCACCACCAGTTGCAGTGGCTGCAACAGCAGCAGTCCGAAGCGCTGCGGCGCAACGACCTGCTGAGCGCCGCCGAGGCGGACCTGCATTTCCACCTGCTGCTGGCACAGCTGTCGGGCAACCCCGGCCTGATCGCCATGGCGCGGCAGCTGGAGCCGGCCATCGCCCACAGCCTGCGCCTGCCGTTCGCCCGCACGGGCGCCGACGACGAGCCCGCGCGCGAGCACGACGCCATCGTGCAGGCGCTGCGCGCGGGCGATGCCGCGGCCAGCGCCCAGGCCATGCACGCCCACCTGCTGTCGGCGGCGCGCCGCGGCGGCATCGACATGGGTGCGCCGGAGCCCCCCGCAGCCGGCGCACCGGTTTCCTTTCGCCTCGTTCCCCCCTCTCCCCCTTTCCCTGAAGGAGTTTTCCAATGA
- a CDS encoding NYN domain-containing protein has product MSLSWLGLGRKGHRKVAFSLVGAALTRTSVYIDGYNFYYSRLKGTPYKWLDIAALFRDRILVPQDPGAQLVTIKYFTAPVKASYARHGEASSQAQTQYLRALQARDPGLVQVINGFHIFGTASLPTFQEGIDPTKSSVSRVWMIEEKQTDVNIALHAYRDALRGECEQLVLCSNDSDLEPALRMVREDAPGARPGLVMPLRDKDTEAGKVPNKRLTALAHWVRHHIRDDELAQSQLPQHVQTRKKPASKPPHW; this is encoded by the coding sequence GTGTCATTGAGTTGGCTTGGCTTGGGGCGAAAAGGCCACCGCAAGGTGGCCTTTTCATTGGTGGGTGCTGCATTGACAAGAACCTCCGTATACATCGACGGCTACAACTTCTATTACTCCCGCCTCAAGGGCACGCCGTACAAGTGGCTGGACATCGCGGCACTGTTCCGTGACCGCATCCTGGTGCCGCAAGACCCCGGCGCGCAGTTGGTGACCATCAAGTATTTCACCGCACCCGTGAAGGCATCCTATGCCCGGCATGGAGAAGCCTCGTCCCAGGCGCAGACCCAATATCTCCGTGCCCTCCAGGCGCGTGATCCCGGACTGGTCCAGGTCATCAACGGCTTCCACATCTTCGGGACTGCGTCCCTGCCGACCTTCCAGGAGGGCATCGACCCCACCAAGAGCAGCGTTTCGCGTGTCTGGATGATTGAAGAGAAGCAGACGGACGTGAACATCGCGCTGCATGCCTATCGCGATGCCCTGCGCGGCGAATGCGAACAACTGGTCCTCTGCTCCAATGACAGCGACCTGGAGCCCGCCCTTCGCATGGTCCGTGAGGATGCCCCGGGTGCCAGGCCAGGGTTGGTCATGCCCTTGCGTGACAAGGACACGGAGGCCGGCAAGGTGCCCAACAAGCGGCTTACAGCCCTGGCGCATTGGGTACGCCATCACATCCGGGACGATGAACTGGCGCAATCGCAGCTGCCGCAGCATGTGCAGACCAGGAAGAAGCCCGCGAGCAAGCCTCCGCATTGGTAG